Proteins co-encoded in one Acidimicrobiales bacterium genomic window:
- a CDS encoding sigma 54-interacting transcriptional regulator, translated as MSRPTTLGALRESGWRSVPVKDEVRRNAVARIAAGQALIPGVKGYDDTVLPQIENAVLAGHDMIFLGERGQAKTRIIRSLVDLLDEWSPIVAGSEINDDPDNPVSRYARDLIAEQGDDTPIAWVHREQRFGEKLATPDTSIADLIGEVDPIKVAEGRYLSDELTIHYGLVPRTNRGIFAINELPDLAERIQVGLLNVLEERDVQVRGYKIRLPLDVWLVASANPEDYTNRGRIITPLKDRFGSQVRTHYPLEVETEVAIVEQEARPLDVEGVRVSVPDYMSELVATLTHLARESSHVNQRSGVSVRLSVANQEVLVANATRRALRQGERDVSPRVSDLDALAASTMGKVEIETLEDGREEQIAEQLLRAAILTVFKRRVPPGSLRDVVVAFEEGATVQTGDDVAAADLARLVEEVPSLREPVAALAGGDESPAALASAVELVLEGLHLSKRLNKDALASGATYRSRN; from the coding sequence CTTGGGTGCCCTACGGGAGTCGGGTTGGCGGTCGGTGCCGGTGAAGGACGAGGTGCGGCGCAACGCCGTGGCTCGCATCGCCGCAGGCCAGGCCCTGATCCCCGGCGTGAAGGGCTACGACGACACCGTTCTCCCCCAGATCGAGAACGCGGTGTTGGCCGGTCACGACATGATCTTCCTCGGCGAGCGCGGCCAGGCGAAGACCCGCATCATCCGGAGCCTGGTCGACCTGCTCGACGAGTGGTCGCCGATCGTCGCCGGCAGCGAGATCAACGACGACCCCGACAACCCGGTGTCGCGCTACGCCCGCGACCTGATCGCCGAGCAGGGCGACGACACGCCGATCGCGTGGGTGCACCGGGAGCAGCGCTTCGGCGAGAAGCTGGCGACGCCCGACACCTCGATCGCCGACCTCATCGGCGAGGTCGACCCCATCAAGGTGGCCGAGGGCCGCTACCTGTCCGACGAGCTGACCATCCACTACGGCCTGGTCCCCCGCACGAACCGGGGCATCTTCGCCATCAACGAGCTGCCCGACCTGGCCGAGCGCATCCAGGTGGGCCTGCTCAACGTGCTGGAGGAGCGCGACGTCCAGGTGCGCGGCTACAAGATCCGCCTGCCGCTCGACGTGTGGCTGGTCGCCTCGGCCAACCCGGAGGACTATACGAACCGCGGCCGCATCATCACCCCGCTGAAGGACCGCTTCGGCAGCCAGGTGCGCACCCACTACCCGCTCGAGGTGGAGACCGAGGTGGCGATCGTCGAGCAGGAGGCCCGGCCGCTCGACGTCGAGGGCGTGCGGGTGTCGGTGCCCGACTACATGTCCGAGCTGGTGGCGACCCTCACCCACCTGGCCCGGGAGAGCTCGCACGTGAACCAGCGCTCGGGCGTGTCGGTGCGGCTGTCGGTGGCCAACCAGGAGGTGCTGGTGGCCAACGCCACCCGCCGCGCGCTGCGCCAGGGCGAGCGCGACGTGAGCCCCCGGGTGAGCGACCTCGACGCCCTCGCCGCGTCGACCATGGGCAAGGTCGAGATCGAGACGCTGGAGGACGGCCGCGAGGAGCAGATCGCCGAGCAGCTGCTGCGCGCCGCGATCCTCACGGTGTTCAAGCGCCGGGTGCCGCCGGGTTCGCTGCGCGACGTGGTGGTCGCCTTCGAGGAGGGGGCGACGGTGCAGACGGGCGACGACGTGGCCGCCGCCGACCTGGCCCGCCTGGTGGAGGAGGTGCCGTCGCTCCGGGAGCCGGTGGCGGCGCTGGCGGGCGGCGACGAGAGCCCGGCGGCGCTGGCCAGCGCGGTCGAGCTGGTGCTGGAGGGCCTGCACCTGTCGAAGCGCCTCAACAAGGACGCCCTCGCCTCGGGCGCCACCTACCGCAGCCGCAACTGA